AATTGCAAAACTCTCACATTCTGTCATTCCCGCAATGATTTTAAGCGGGAATCTGGTTCTAACTGCTTGAAAAACCGTATTCCCGATAGAAGCATTCGGGAATGACAAATAGTTTTGCAATTGGCTCCTTTTACCCGAAATAATCTGAGACAAGCATCTGCGACGGCATTGTCGTAAAATATTCCCCTGTTATTCTCGATCTCCGCCAAAGCTGCATCGATGCCCAAGGCGGGACGATAGGGCCTATGTGAGGCCATGGCTTCCACTACGTCGGCAACAGAAAGAATACGGGCCTCGATGAGTATTTCCTCTCCTTTCAGCTTTCCCGGATAGCCGGAGCCGTCCATCCGCTCATGGTGCTGGAGGACAATCTCCGCCAGCGGCCAGGGAGATTCCACGTCTTTCAACAGCTCGAATCCTCTTTGGGCATGTTCCTTAATCATGGCAAATTCGATGTCTGTAAGTTTTGTCGGCTTGGACAATATCTCGGCAGGTATGGATATCTTCCCAATATCATGAATGGAACCGGCCATGCGGATGCCTTGAATTTTCTCTTCGGGTAATCCCATTTCCGTGGCGATGGCACGGGCCAGATCCGCAGACCGAATCTGGTGGCCCGCCGTATAGGGATCTCTTGCTTCCACGGCCGACACCATGACCTGTATGGTCGTATTCACTGCTTCCTGAGACTTTCGAGGGTAATTTCGAGATGTTTCTCTGCTTTTTTGCGCTCGGTAATGTCGCTGATAAAATTTAACGTTGCCGGATTCTTCCATAAAGAAAATCATATCGATCACCTAGGCATTTCCTTCGGTCATCGTCTTTTGGGCCTTATCCCAGTCCATCCCCCGCAGGTCTGCTTTGCTTCCCGTTTTTTCTTCCCAGAGACGCCATTCATCCACCAGAATGCCCTGAAGATGACCTTTCTCATCGCGAAAAATAAAAGGCGGATAATTGTCATCCGAGACGACCGTAATTTCTTTCAGCGAGGTGGTATTCGCAGCCATGCCGGCGATGGCCGGAAAATAAAAAATAAGAAACAGGAGTGCAAAAAGGAGGTAATGAGCGGCCTGTGTTTTTTGACTTTTATAAGAGGGATTGTGTTTCTTGACAATGGACATCGCTGATGCATCTCGATCATTGAATGAATGGTTTCGTCATCCGAACGGTTGGCGCCCTGTCAGATGCCCTTTCCGGAACCGATCAAAAACTGCAATTAAGTTTGTGCTCCGTTTGCTGCTTGGTTTCCCGGCAGTACCACAAGATTTCATGTTTAATCAAGCCCCTTCAAGTTTA
The sequence above is drawn from the Syntrophobacterales bacterium genome and encodes:
- a CDS encoding HD-GYP domain-containing protein: MNTTIQVMVSAVEARDPYTAGHQIRSADLARAIATEMGLPEEKIQGIRMAGSIHDIGKISIPAEILSKPTKLTDIEFAMIKEHAQRGFELLKDVESPWPLAEIVLQHHERMDGSGYPGKLKGEEILIEARILSVADVVEAMASHRPYRPALGIDAALAEIENNRGIFYDNAVADACLRLFRVKGANCKTICHSRMLLSGIRFFKQLEPDSRLKSLRE
- a CDS encoding transporter substrate-binding domain-containing protein, with translation MSIVKKHNPSYKSQKTQAAHYLLFALLFLIFYFPAIAGMAANTTSLKEITVVSDDNYPPFIFRDEKGHLQGILVDEWRLWEEKTGSKADLRGMDWDKAQKTMTEGNA